The stretch of DNA CCTGCAGTTGCCGGTACAGATAGGTCGGCAACTGGCCGTTCAGGTTGGGATTGGTACCGGTGCCGTCGTGGCAACCGGCGCAAGGGGCGGACAGCGCCTTGCCGCGGTCGGCGTCGCCCTTCTTGACGAAGTCGAGCACCGCCGGGGTCCAGGCCACCTTGCTGGAAGGCTCGGCTTCGGCGCCGGCCGCCAGCGTCATGCCGATCGTCGCAAGTAGAATGGCTTTCATCTTCAGTATCCCCAAGCGCTCGGATTGTAGGTTTTCAAGACGAAGAACTGCAGGATGGGATAGCCGTAGCTCAACACCATCAGCACCAGAATCACCCTGTTCCACAGGGTGAACCCGTTCAGCCAGGCGGGCGGCGGCCGAACGGCATCATCCGCCGCTGCCGGCTCGGCTTCCAGCGTTTCCCCCGCGGTCTGGGTCTTGTACAGGATGTAGACGAACTGGCAGGCGGAAACCAGCAGGATGAAACCGCCGATGACCATCAGCGACTCGTAAGGGTCCCAGGACAGGGTGAGCACGCTGTTGTACTGCACGGCCGAGATGCGGCGCGGCTGGCCCAGCAGGCCCAGGATATGCCAGGGCGTGGTCATGACGACCATGCCGATGAACCAGCCCCACAGCTGCACCAAGGGCAGGTCTTCAGAATACAGCTTGCGTCCCACCAAACGCGGCCAGAGTTGGTAGGCGATGGCGAGATACATGGTGACCACCGTGCCGGCGAAGATCAGGTGGAAATGGCCGGGTACCCAGGCGGTGTTGTGGACCATGGCGTTCATGGCATAGCTGGCGTTGACGATGCCGCCGAAGCCGCCCAGCACCAGCATGAGCAGGGACAGGATCGCCGCCAGCACCATCGGGTTCTTCCACGGCAGCGCGCCGATCCAGCCGAACAGCCCGGCACCGCCCTGCCTGCGTCCGGCCAGCTCCAGCGAGGCGATGACGGTGAAGCCGGTCAGCAGGGTGGGAATGGCGACCGCGAAGGTGCCGACCATGTGCAGGAATTTCCAGCCCACGGCCTGTTCGGGGTCCATGTAGAGATGGTGGAAGCCGATGGGCAGGCCCAGCACCAGGATCAGCACGAACGCCGTGCGCGCCAGCACGTCGCTGAACAGCTTGCCGCCGGCGGCCTGCGGCACGTAGCAGTACAGCGCGATATAGGCCGGGATCAGCCAGAAGTAGACGATGGGGTGCAGGGTCCAGGCGAACAGGGTGCGGGCCAGGCCCACGTCGATGGTGTCGGTCAGCCCGAGCGCCCACGGCAACAACTGGAATACCGACTCCAGGGCCACACCGAGGCTGGTCCACAGCCACAGCAAGGCGTTGGCTACGGTCGCGAACATGGGCAACGGTACCGTTTCGCCGGGATGGTCCTTCTTCCAGCGGGCCAGCATGACCAGCATGATCGCGCACCAGAACCACGAG from Methylococcus geothermalis encodes:
- a CDS encoding b(o/a)3-type cytochrome-c oxidase subunit 1 — its product is MNDATSTRLTLFNFWVAFGAFGLACFFGMYQVLERSGLFAFLQSPAVYFASVSTHGVLMAFVLTTFFIMGFGYYTAAHSLGQPVWNPRLAWTGYGVCVGGVVLAAIPLLLGKASVLYTFYPPIQANVFFYIGATLLVVGSWFWCAIMLVMLARWKKDHPGETVPLPMFATVANALLWLWTSLGVALESVFQLLPWALGLTDTIDVGLARTLFAWTLHPIVYFWLIPAYIALYCYVPQAAGGKLFSDVLARTAFVLILVLGLPIGFHHLYMDPEQAVGWKFLHMVGTFAVAIPTLLTGFTVIASLELAGRRQGGAGLFGWIGALPWKNPMVLAAILSLLMLVLGGFGGIVNASYAMNAMVHNTAWVPGHFHLIFAGTVVTMYLAIAYQLWPRLVGRKLYSEDLPLVQLWGWFIGMVVMTTPWHILGLLGQPRRISAVQYNSVLTLSWDPYESLMVIGGFILLVSACQFVYILYKTQTAGETLEAEPAAADDAVRPPPAWLNGFTLWNRVILVLMVLSYGYPILQFFVLKTYNPSAWGY